One genomic window of [Clostridium] scindens ATCC 35704 includes the following:
- a CDS encoding XRE family transcriptional regulator translates to MNQKQTDITTGKQIRHLRTQSGMTQEELAGELNVTRQALSNWERDVNEPDLNTLKKICFLFGVHMDDFAKEVITKMETCEKKEKRQFNKYDMAIGLFYGVGIFLGIGIFFVGGFMTMSGAGWGASLFGGGCFSLVFGLICHAVITLRRNDK, encoded by the coding sequence TTGAACCAGAAACAGACGGATATTACAACAGGAAAGCAAATACGTCATCTGCGAACACAATCGGGAATGACACAGGAAGAACTGGCTGGGGAATTGAATGTTACCCGGCAGGCGCTATCGAATTGGGAGAGAGATGTTAATGAACCCGATTTAAATACGTTGAAAAAAATTTGTTTTCTTTTTGGAGTCCACATGGACGATTTTGCGAAGGAGGTAATAACAAAAATGGAAACATGTGAAAAAAAAGAGAAACGACAATTTAATAAGTATGATATGGCAATTGGACTTTTTTATGGTGTCGGGATATTTCTTGGCATTGGTATTTTCTTTGTTGGCGGTTTTATGACAATGTCGGGTGCAGGGTGGGGAGCATCACTATTTGGCGGTGGCTGTTTTTCTCTTGTATTTGGCTTGATATGCCATGCAGTTATTACATTGAGAAGAAATGACAAATGA
- a CDS encoding class I SAM-dependent methyltransferase: MEYSKEDLMEAKRQILGVGENMGTEESKKIWEKNAQFWDNAMGDKSNEFHREVVRPKVTELLSPNPADYILDIACGNGNYSSYLAQRGASIVAFDYSKKMIELAKRRQSQYAKQIEFCVADATNRESILELKRNRAFTKAVSNMAIMDITDIEPLLMAVYELLEESGIFVFATQHPCFITLTEKYMTPHSYYGIAIEGQPEEQIYYHRSIQDIFNLCFRAGFVIDGFYEECFKNNKEIPMVMIVRLKKVKRDSLK, encoded by the coding sequence ATGGAATATAGTAAGGAAGATTTAATGGAAGCAAAAAGGCAAATTTTGGGAGTGGGAGAGAACATGGGAACAGAGGAAAGTAAAAAAATCTGGGAGAAAAACGCACAATTTTGGGATAATGCAATGGGTGACAAATCTAATGAATTTCACAGAGAGGTAGTGCGTCCCAAAGTAACGGAACTTCTATCTCCTAATCCTGCGGATTACATTTTGGATATTGCGTGTGGCAATGGAAATTATTCTTCGTATCTTGCACAAAGAGGCGCTTCGATTGTCGCTTTTGATTACAGCAAAAAAATGATAGAATTGGCTAAAAGACGGCAATCACAATATGCAAAACAAATTGAATTTTGTGTAGCGGATGCGACCAATAGAGAAAGTATATTAGAATTAAAAAGAAATCGAGCCTTTACGAAAGCAGTTTCTAATATGGCAATTATGGATATTACGGATATTGAACCACTTCTTATGGCTGTTTATGAACTGTTGGAGGAAAGCGGAATTTTTGTCTTTGCAACGCAACACCCTTGTTTTATCACGTTGACTGAAAAATATATGACACCGCACAGTTACTATGGTATAGCGATTGAAGGGCAACCGGAGGAGCAGATTTATTATCATCGTTCCATACAAGATATTTTTAACCTTTGTTTTAGAGCTGGATTTGTCATTGATGGATTTTATGAAGAATGTTTCAAAAACAACAAAGAAATTCCTATGGTAATGATAGTAAGGCTTAAAAAGGTAAAACGTGATAGCTTAAAATAA
- a CDS encoding RNA polymerase sigma factor: MTCTEEYREHIEYTFHAFCKVVIRNATINAARTRSRKHKREISLEYLTDEKHYPLGTTDEYFQAPEPDEEYILTLCGDTVIFSSGLLAEALSRLDEREREMIYLSFFKRIPQHEIGRQYGRSRSTAGYHIRKVLRQLQAEMEGMAYEK, encoded by the coding sequence ATGACCTGTACAGAAGAATATCGGGAACATATCGAGTACACTTTCCATGCCTTTTGCAAAGTCGTTATCCGAAATGCAACGATCAACGCAGCGAGGACACGGAGCAGGAAGCACAAAAGAGAAATATCCCTTGAATACCTCACAGACGAAAAGCACTACCCTTTAGGCACGACAGATGAATATTTCCAAGCCCCGGAGCCGGACGAGGAATACATACTTACCCTTTGCGGCGATACGGTCATTTTCAGCAGCGGCTTACTTGCGGAAGCCCTGTCACGGCTGGACGAACGGGAGCGGGAAATGATTTACCTGTCCTTTTTCAAGCGTATTCCACAGCACGAAATTGGCAGACAGTACGGGCGCAGCCGCAGCACAGCGGGCTACCATATCCGAAAAGTCCTACGGCAGCTCCAAGCGGAAATGGAGGGAATGGCATATGAGAAATAA
- a CDS encoding helix-turn-helix domain-containing protein, with amino-acid sequence MRNNRLLPYETIVQATSGEPEAVGTVLQYYRRRIQCAARVNGRVDQDTEDYITQTLLTAIFKFRFGR; translated from the coding sequence ATGAGAAATAATAGGCTTCTCCCCTATGAAACAATCGTCCAAGCCACCAGCGGGGAGCCGGAAGCGGTGGGAACTGTATTGCAGTATTACCGCCGCCGCATACAATGTGCCGCCCGTGTGAATGGACGGGTAGACCAAGATACAGAGGACTACATCACCCAGACGCTTCTCACAGCTATTTTCAAGTTCCGCTTTGGGAGATAG
- a CDS encoding plasmid mobilization protein → MRKRYNTPHRSRVVKTRMTEEEYAEFAERLSAYNMSQAEFIRQAITGAAIRPIITVSPVNDELLAAVGKLTAEYGRIGGNLNQIARTLNEWHSPYPQLAGEVRAAVSDLAALKFEVLQKVGDAVGNIQTYQL, encoded by the coding sequence ATGCGAAAACGATATAACACGCCGCACCGCAGCCGGGTAGTCAAGACACGCATGACCGAGGAAGAATACGCCGAGTTTGCGGAAAGGCTTTCTGCTTACAACATGAGCCAAGCCGAGTTTATCCGGCAAGCCATAACCGGGGCAGCCATACGCCCCATCATAACCGTTTCCCCCGTCAATGACGAGTTGCTTGCCGCTGTCGGGAAGCTGACCGCCGAATACGGCAGGATCGGCGGCAACTTAAACCAGATAGCCCGGACGCTGAACGAGTGGCACAGCCCCTACCCGCAGCTTGCCGGGGAGGTACGGGCGGCGGTTTCCGACCTTGCTGCCCTAAAGTTTGAAGTCTTGCAGAAAGTGGGTGACGCTGTTGGCAACATTCAAACATATCAGCTCTAA
- a CDS encoding relaxase/mobilization nuclease domain-containing protein, with product MATFKHISSKNADYGAAEAYLTFEHDEFTMKPTLDENGRLIPREDYRISSLNCGGEDFAVACMRANLRYEKNQKREDVKSHHYIISFDPRDGTDNGLTVDRAQELGEQFCKEHFPGHQALVCTHPDGHNHSGNIHVHIVINSLRIYEVPLLPYMDRPADTREGCKHRCTNAAMEYFKSEVMEMCHREGLYQIDLLSGSKERITEREYWAAKKGQLALDKENAVREAAGQPTKPTKFETDKAKLRRTIRQALSQAGSFDEFSSLLLREGVTVKESRGRLSYLTPDRTKPITARKLGDDFDKAAVLVLLTQNAHRAAEQSKAILEYPAAVKKLSQGEKTTKTTPADNTLQRMVDREAKRAEGKGVGYDRWAAKHNLKQMAATVTAYQQYGFSSPEELDEACSAAYTAMRESLTELKQMEKTLNGKKELQRQVLAYSKTRPVRDGLKQQKNAKAKAAYRQKYESDFIIADAAARYFRENGISKLPSYKALQAEIETLIQEKNSGYNDYRAKREEYRRLQTVKGNIDQILHRERKPVKRQEQER from the coding sequence TTGGCAACATTCAAACATATCAGCTCTAAAAATGCGGACTATGGCGCAGCGGAAGCCTATCTCACATTTGAGCATGACGAGTTTACCATGAAGCCCACCCTTGATGAAAACGGGCGGCTGATACCGAGGGAGGATTACCGCATTTCTTCCCTCAACTGTGGGGGCGAGGATTTCGCTGTTGCCTGTATGCGGGCTAATCTCCGCTATGAGAAAAACCAAAAACGGGAAGATGTGAAAAGCCACCACTATATCATCAGCTTTGACCCACGGGACGGGACAGACAACGGCTTGACCGTAGACCGGGCGCAGGAGCTGGGCGAGCAGTTCTGTAAAGAGCATTTCCCCGGACACCAAGCCTTAGTCTGCACCCACCCGGACGGGCATAACCACAGCGGCAATATCCATGTGCATATCGTCATCAACTCCCTGCGGATTTATGAAGTCCCGCTTCTGCCCTACATGGACAGACCAGCCGACACACGGGAGGGCTGCAAGCACCGCTGCACCAACGCCGCTATGGAATATTTCAAGAGTGAAGTCATGGAGATGTGCCACCGGGAGGGGCTTTACCAAATCGACCTCCTAAGCGGCAGCAAGGAACGGATAACCGAACGGGAATACTGGGCGGCAAAGAAAGGACAGCTTGCCCTTGATAAAGAGAACGCTGTCAGAGAAGCCGCAGGACAGCCGACCAAGCCCACCAAGTTTGAAACGGACAAGGCGAAGCTGCGCCGGACGATACGGCAGGCACTTTCCCAAGCTGGCAGCTTTGACGAATTTTCTTCCCTTTTGCTGCGGGAGGGTGTGACCGTCAAGGAGAGCCGGGGGCGGCTTTCCTACCTCACGCCGGACAGGACAAAGCCTATCACAGCCCGGAAGCTGGGGGACGATTTTGACAAGGCTGCTGTCCTTGTCCTGCTTACGCAGAACGCCCACAGAGCCGCCGAACAGAGCAAAGCCATACTCGAATACCCTGCCGCGGTTAAAAAGCTGTCACAAGGGGAAAAAACCACAAAAACCACCCCGGCAGACAACACCTTGCAGCGCATGGTTGACCGGGAAGCCAAGCGAGCCGAGGGCAAGGGCGTGGGCTATGACCGCTGGGCGGCAAAGCACAACCTAAAGCAAATGGCAGCTACCGTTACCGCCTATCAGCAGTACGGCTTTTCTTCCCCGGAGGAACTGGACGAAGCCTGTTCTGCCGCCTATACCGCCATGCGGGAAAGCCTTACAGAGCTGAAGCAGATGGAAAAGACGCTGAACGGGAAAAAGGAGCTGCAACGGCAGGTGCTTGCCTATTCCAAGACCCGCCCTGTCCGGGACGGGCTGAAACAGCAGAAAAACGCCAAAGCAAAAGCAGCCTACCGTCAGAAGTACGAAAGCGACTTTATCATAGCAGACGCAGCCGCCCGCTATTTCAGGGAAAACGGCATTTCCAAGCTGCCGAGCTATAAAGCCCTGCAAGCAGAGATTGAAACCCTTATCCAAGAGAAAAACAGCGGCTACAACGATTACCGGGCAAAACGGGAGGAATACCGCCGCTTACAGACTGTCAAGGGCAATATCGACCAGATTTTACACCGGGAGCGCAAGCCTGTGAAAAGGCAGGAACAGGAACGATAA
- a CDS encoding phage replisome organizer N-terminal domain-containing protein, with protein MADNRKYYYLKLKENFFDSDSIVLLEDMKDGILYSNILLKLYLKSLKNGGKLQLDEHIPYTAQMIATLTRHQIGTVERALEIFRQLGLVEQLDSGAFYMTDIELMIGQSSTEAERKRAARLENKALLPPRTKGGHLSDIRPPEIEIELEKEIEIEKEREGETGHPAPAAYGRYNNVILTDTELSGLKTELPDKWEYYIDRLSCHIASTGKQYHSHAATIYKWAQEDAAKGKAAPKQGIPDYSCKEGESL; from the coding sequence ATGGCAGATAACCGCAAGTATTACTACCTCAAGCTGAAAGAGAACTTTTTTGACAGCGACTCCATTGTGCTGCTGGAAGATATGAAAGACGGGATTTTATACTCCAATATCCTCTTGAAGCTGTACTTAAAATCGCTGAAAAACGGCGGGAAATTGCAGCTTGACGAGCATATCCCCTACACAGCGCAGATGATAGCGACACTGACCCGCCACCAGATAGGGACGGTTGAGAGGGCTTTAGAGATTTTCCGGCAGTTGGGGCTTGTGGAGCAGCTTGACAGCGGGGCTTTCTATATGACCGACATTGAGCTGATGATAGGACAGTCCTCTACCGAAGCCGAGCGGAAACGGGCTGCAAGACTGGAAAACAAGGCACTTTTACCGCCCCGGACAAAAGGCGGACATTTGTCCGACATTCGTCCACCAGAGATAGAGATAGAGTTAGAGAAAGAGATAGAGATAGAAAAAGAGAGAGAGGGAGAAACGGGACACCCCGCCCCCGCCGCTTATGGCAGATACAACAATGTGATACTGACCGATACAGAGCTTTCCGGGCTAAAAACAGAGTTGCCCGACAAGTGGGAGTATTATATTGACCGGCTTTCCTGCCATATCGCTTCCACCGGGAAACAGTACCACAGCCATGCAGCCACCATTTACAAGTGGGCGCAGGAGGACGCTGCCAAAGGCAAGGCTGCCCCGAAACAGGGCATACCCGATTATTCATGCAAGGAGGGCGAGAGCTTATGA
- a CDS encoding ATP-binding protein, translated as MKNGIEAMITDITATTAEAEDYTGEDGLLYCGKCHTPKEAYFAEGKTCFGRDRHPAECDCQRAAREKQQAAESRQKHLEKVEDLKRRGFTDPAMRNWTFEHDNGRNPQTETARFYVESWETMQAENIGYLFWGGVGTGKSYLAACIANALMEKEVAVCMTNFATILGDLAASFEGRNEYISRLCSYPLLILDDFGMERGTEYGLEQVYSVIDSRYRSGKPLIATTNLTLEELQHPQDTPHARIYDRLTSMCAPVRFTGSNFRKETAQEKLERLKQLMKQRKESL; from the coding sequence ATGAAAAACGGAATTGAAGCTATGATTACGGACATTACAGCCACTACCGCCGAAGCGGAGGACTACACAGGCGAGGACGGGCTTTTATACTGCGGTAAGTGCCATACGCCCAAAGAAGCCTATTTTGCAGAGGGAAAGACTTGTTTCGGGCGTGACCGCCACCCGGCAGAGTGCGACTGCCAGCGGGCAGCCCGTGAAAAGCAGCAAGCCGCCGAAAGCCGACAGAAGCACCTTGAAAAAGTGGAGGACTTGAAACGCCGGGGCTTTACCGACCCTGCTATGCGGAACTGGACATTTGAGCATGACAACGGCAGAAACCCGCAGACCGAAACCGCCCGCTTTTATGTGGAGAGCTGGGAAACCATGCAGGCTGAAAATATCGGCTACCTGTTTTGGGGCGGCGTGGGGACGGGAAAAAGCTACCTTGCCGCCTGTATCGCCAACGCCCTTATGGAAAAAGAGGTTGCCGTCTGCATGACAAACTTTGCAACGATACTGGGTGACCTTGCCGCCAGCTTTGAGGGCAGGAACGAATATATTTCCCGCCTTTGCAGCTACCCTCTGCTGATACTTGATGATTTCGGTATGGAGCGAGGAACAGAATACGGGCTGGAACAGGTTTACAGCGTGATTGACAGCCGTTACCGAAGCGGCAAGCCGCTGATCGCCACGACCAACCTCACGCTGGAGGAATTGCAGCACCCGCAGGACACGCCCCACGCCCGTATCTATGACAGGCTGACTTCCATGTGCGCCCCCGTCCGCTTCACGGGCAGCAACTTCCGAAAGGAAACCGCACAGGAAAAGCTGGAACGCTTAAAGCAACTGATGAAGCAGCGAAAGGAGAGCCTATGA
- a CDS encoding transposon-encoded TnpW family protein, with amino-acid sequence MTETKQTSTTKTDRRPDCVTEIRMGNSVLTVSGFFKQGATDTAADKMMKVLEAEAATQKTAI; translated from the coding sequence ATGACAGAAACGAAACAGACAAGCACCACCAAAACAGACCGCCGCCCGGACTGTGTGACGGAAATCCGCATGGGCAACTCCGTCCTTACCGTTTCCGGCTTCTTCAAGCAGGGCGCAACCGACACCGCAGCCGACAAGATGATGAAAGTGCTGGAAGCGGAAGCTGCTACACAAAAAACGGCGATTTGA
- a CDS encoding recombinase family protein, which translates to MLRQTNQQPITALYPRLSHEDELQGESNSISNQKRILETYAKQNGFSNLRWYTDDGYSGANFQRPGFQAMLADIEAGKVGTVIVKDMSRLGRNYLQVGMYTEMIFPQKGVRFIAINDGVDSAQGDNDFAPLRNIFNEWLVRDTSKKIKAVKRSKGMNGKPITSKPVYGYLMDEDENFIIDEEAAPVVKQIYNLCLAGNGPTKIARMLTEQQIPTPGTLEYRRTGSTRRYHPGYECKWATNTVVHILENREYTGCLVNFKTEKLSYKVKHSVENPPEKQVIFENHHEPIIDTQTWERVQELRKQRKRPNRYDEVGLFSGILFCADCGSVMYQQRYQTDKRKQDCYICGNYKKRTHDCTAHFIRTDLLTAGVLSNLRKVTSYAAKHEARFMKLLIEQNEDGGKRRNAAKKKELEASEKRIAELSAIFKRLYEDSVTGRISDERFTELSADYEAEQRELKERAAAIQAELSKAQEATVNAEKFMNVVRRHTSFEELTPTLLREFVEKIVVHECSYDENKTRRQDIEIYYSFVGKVDLPE; encoded by the coding sequence ATGTTAAGACAGACCAACCAACAACCAATTACCGCCCTTTACCCAAGACTATCCCATGAGGACGAGCTGCAAGGCGAAAGCAATTCCATTTCCAATCAGAAGCGTATCCTTGAAACCTATGCAAAGCAGAACGGCTTTTCCAATCTGCGCTGGTACACGGACGACGGTTATTCTGGTGCGAACTTTCAAAGACCCGGTTTTCAAGCCATGCTTGCGGACATTGAAGCCGGAAAAGTCGGGACAGTTATCGTAAAGGATATGTCGAGGTTAGGGCGAAACTACCTGCAAGTGGGAATGTACACGGAAATGATTTTCCCACAGAAAGGTGTCCGCTTCATCGCTATCAATGACGGAGTGGACAGCGCACAGGGCGACAATGACTTTGCCCCGCTGCGGAATATCTTTAACGAATGGCTGGTGAGAGATACGAGCAAGAAAATCAAAGCAGTAAAACGCTCAAAAGGCATGAATGGCAAGCCCATCACAAGCAAGCCTGTGTATGGCTACCTCATGGACGAGGATGAAAATTTCATTATTGACGAGGAAGCTGCACCCGTAGTCAAGCAGATATACAACCTCTGTCTTGCCGGGAATGGTCCGACCAAGATAGCCCGTATGCTCACAGAGCAGCAAATCCCCACGCCGGGAACGCTTGAATACCGCAGGACGGGCAGCACCCGCCGCTACCACCCCGGCTATGAGTGCAAGTGGGCGACCAATACCGTAGTGCATATCCTTGAAAACCGGGAATACACAGGCTGTCTGGTAAATTTCAAGACAGAAAAACTTTCTTACAAAGTCAAGCACAGTGTAGAAAATCCCCCGGAAAAGCAAGTGATTTTCGAGAACCACCACGAGCCTATCATAGACACCCAAACATGGGAACGGGTGCAGGAGCTTCGCAAACAGCGCAAACGCCCAAACCGCTATGATGAAGTGGGTTTGTTCTCCGGCATACTGTTCTGTGCGGACTGCGGCAGCGTGATGTATCAGCAGCGATACCAGACGGACAAGCGCAAGCAGGACTGTTATATCTGCGGCAACTACAAGAAACGCACCCATGACTGTACGGCGCACTTTATCCGCACCGACCTCTTGACCGCTGGTGTACTCTCCAATCTGCGGAAAGTGACCAGCTATGCGGCAAAGCATGAAGCCCGGTTTATGAAACTCTTGATTGAGCAGAACGAGGACGGGGGCAAACGCAGGAACGCCGCCAAGAAAAAGGAACTGGAAGCCTCCGAGAAACGCATAGCCGAGTTATCCGCTATCTTCAAGCGGCTGTATGAGGACAGCGTGACCGGGCGCATATCAGACGAGCGTTTCACAGAGCTGTCGGCAGACTATGAAGCAGAGCAACGGGAGCTGAAAGAAAGAGCCGCTGCTATTCAAGCGGAGCTTTCCAAAGCACAGGAAGCCACCGTGAACGCAGAAAAGTTTATGAATGTTGTCCGGCGGCATACCAGCTTTGAAGAACTTACCCCTACTCTGCTGCGGGAGTTTGTAGAGAAAATCGTTGTGCATGAGTGCAGCTATGACGAGAACAAGACCCGCAGACAGGACATTGAGATTTATTATTCTTTTGTTGGCAAGGTGGACTTGCCCGAATAA
- a CDS encoding Maff2 family mobile element protein gives MRKCRIGTAKFFTLLLLLYRTSVKSQGMKQLMAGGGVALIGGTLVPLLAGLFG, from the coding sequence ATGCGCAAGTGCCGGATAGGAACGGCAAAATTTTTTACACTTCTATTACTTCTTTATCGCACATCAGTAAAAAGCCAGGGCATGAAGCAGCTCATGGCGGGCGGCGGCGTTGCCCTTATCGGCGGCACCCTTGTACCTCTGCTTGCCGGACTGTTCGGTTAA
- a CDS encoding VirB6/TrbL-like conjugal transfer protein, CD1112 family produces the protein MQSILDAINEWIKEILIGAINGNLSTMFGDVNEKVGTIAAEVGKTPQGWNAGIFSMIQSLSENVIVPIAGLVITYVLCVELISMVTEKNNMHDVDTFMFFKWFFKAWVAVYLVTHTFTITMAVFDMAQHVVSGAAGVIGGDTNIDVDAALSSMQAGLDAMEIPELLLLVMETSLVSLCMKIMSVLITVILYGRMIEIYLYCSVSPIPFATMTNREWGQIGNNYLKALFALGFQGFLIMVCVGIYAVLVGSMIVADNLHSAIFSLAAYTVILCFSLFKTGALAKSIFNAH, from the coding sequence ATGCAGAGCATACTTGACGCGATTAACGAATGGATAAAGGAAATCCTCATTGGAGCCATTAACGGTAATCTGTCAACTATGTTCGGGGACGTAAACGAAAAAGTCGGAACTATCGCCGCAGAGGTAGGCAAGACCCCGCAGGGGTGGAACGCAGGCATATTTTCCATGATACAGAGCTTGTCGGAAAATGTGATTGTACCCATTGCGGGGCTTGTCATTACCTACGTTCTATGCGTGGAGCTTATCAGCATGGTAACGGAAAAGAACAATATGCACGATGTTGACACGTTCATGTTCTTTAAGTGGTTTTTCAAGGCGTGGGTAGCGGTGTATCTCGTTACCCACACCTTTACCATTACAATGGCGGTGTTCGATATGGCGCAGCACGTTGTTTCCGGCGCGGCGGGCGTGATCGGCGGCGATACGAATATCGACGTTGACGCCGCCCTCTCGTCCATGCAAGCCGGACTTGACGCTATGGAAATCCCCGAACTGTTGCTGCTCGTTATGGAAACAAGCCTTGTGAGCCTTTGCATGAAAATCATGTCGGTGCTTATCACGGTTATCCTGTACGGCAGAATGATAGAGATTTACCTTTACTGTTCGGTATCGCCTATCCCGTTTGCAACTATGACCAACAGAGAATGGGGACAGATAGGCAACAACTACTTAAAAGCCCTGTTCGCTCTCGGTTTTCAAGGCTTCCTCATTATGGTGTGCGTCGGCATTTATGCGGTTTTGGTTGGCAGCATGATTGTAGCGGATAACCTGCACAGCGCGATTTTCTCCCTTGCAGCCTACACCGTGATTTTGTGCTTCTCCCTATTCAAAACAGGCGCACTTGCGAAGTCAATCTTTAACGCCCACTAA